The following are encoded together in the Glycine max cultivar Williams 82 chromosome 8, Glycine_max_v4.0, whole genome shotgun sequence genome:
- the NCED2 gene encoding 9-cis-epoxycarotenoid dioxygenase 2, with protein MIMAALNSSTCAKPQFPHPLSSSFSSSSSLTRDLGFPTRFQKKPIRKVVDCALHSPPVIHFPNQPYNKPEITKEPTTSTAERPQWNPFQKAAAKALDMFESALLSRELNQPFPKTTDPRVQIAGNFAPVPEHPVEHSLPVIGTIPDAINGVYLRNGANPLFKPKAGHHLFDGDGMVHAVKFNDGTASYACRFTETQRLMQERKLGKPVFPKAIGELHGHSGIARLMLFYARGLCGIVDHRRGAGAANAGLVFFNGKLLAMSEDDFPYELRITASGDLETIGRYSFHGQLNSSMIAHPKVDPVSGELFTLSYDVTSKILKYFHFSPEDERKSPDIEIPLDAPTMTHDFAITENFVVIPDQQVVFKLGEMIKGGSPVIYDGEKKSRFGILPKYASDASSIVWVDSPDTFFFHFWNAWEERDKDEVVVIGSCMTPPDSIFNDREERLKSVLTEVRLNMRSGKARRRVLVEEMNLEAGMVNRKRLGRKTRFAYLCIAEPWPKVSGVAKVDLESGEVKRHEYGERRFGGEPFFLPTRGGNGNEDEGYVMAFVHDEMTWQSELQILNALDLKLEATVMLPSRVPYGFHGTFVEAH; from the coding sequence ATGATCATGGCAGCACTCAATTCAAGCACTTGTGCCAAACCTCAATTCCCTCACCCTCTCTCctcctctttctcttcttcttcatcattaaCAAGAGATTTGGGCTTCCCCACAAGGTTTCAGAAGAAGCCCATTAGAAAGGTGGTGGATTGTGCTCTACACTCCCCCCCAGTGATCCATTTCCCAAACCAGCCCTACAACAAACCTGAAATTACCAAAGAACCCACCACCTCCACCGCGGAAAGGCCTCAGTGGAACCCATTCCAAAAAGCCGCAGCAAAGGCCCTCGACATGTTCGAGAGCGCGTTGCTCTCACGCGAGCTCAACCAACCCTTTCCCAAAACCACTGACCCACGCGTCCAAATTGCCGGTAACTTCGCCCCCGTTCCGGAACACCCCGTCGAACATTCTCTCCCCGTTATTGGCACAATCCCCGACGCCATTAACGGCGTCTACCTCCGTAACGGCGCCAACCCATTGTTCAAGCCAAAAGCGGGCCACCACCTCTTCGACGGCGACGGAATGGTCCACGCCGTTAAATTCAATGACGGCACCGCCAGCTACGCGTGCCGCTTCACCGAAACGCAGCGTCTCATGCAGGAGCGCAAATTGGGAAAACCTGTGTTTCCCAAGGCAATCGGCGAACTCCACGGCCATTCCGGCATCGCGAGGTTGATGCTGTTCTACGCAAGAGGCTTGTGCGGCATCGTCGACCACCGCAGAGGCGCCGGCGCAGCCAACGCCGGCCTCGTCTTCTTCAACGGAAAACTCCTCGCCATGTCGGAGGATGATTTCCCCTACGAACTCCGAATCACCGCCTCCGGCGACCTCGAAACAATTGGCCGCTACAGCTTTCACGGCCAGCTCAATTCCTCCATGATCGCGCATCCGAAGGTCGATCCTGTCTCCGGAGAGCTTTTTACCCTAAGCTACGACGTCACGAGCAAGATCCTCAAATACTTCCATTTCTCGCCCGAGGACGAGAGGAAGTCGCCGGACATAGAAATTCCCCTTGACGCGCCGACGATGACGCACGACTTCGCGATCACGGAGAATTTCGTGGTGATCCCGGACCAGCAGGTGGTGTTCAAGCTCGGCGAAATGATCAAAGGAGGATCGCCGGTGATCTACGACGGCGAGAAGAAATCGCGGTTCGGAATACTGCCAAAGTACGCTTCCGACGCGTCGAGCATCGTGTGGGTGGACTCGCCAGACACGTTCTTCTTCCACTTCTGGAACGCGTGGGAGGAACGCGACAAAGACGAAGTGGTGGTAATAGGTTCGTGCATGACACCACCAGATTCAATATTCAATGACAGAGAAGAGAGACTGAAGAGCGTTTTAACAGAAGTAAGGCTGAACATGAGAAGCGGGAAGGCGAGGAGGAGGGTGCTGGTGGAGGAAATGAACCTGGAGGCAGGGATGGTGAACAGGAAAAGGTTGGGGAGAAAAACACGGTTCGCATATTTGTGCATAGCGGAACCGTGGCCGAAGGTGTCGGGGGTGGCGAAGGTGGACCTGGAGAGTGGGGAAGTGAAGAGGCACGAGTACGGAGAGAGAAGGTTCGGTGGAGAGCCATTCTTCTTGCCAACACGTGGAGGGAATGGGAATGAGGATGAAGGGTACGTGATGGCTTTTGTGCATGACGAGATGACGTGGC